One window of Equus quagga isolate Etosha38 chromosome 4, UCLA_HA_Equagga_1.0, whole genome shotgun sequence genomic DNA carries:
- the ZNF80 gene encoding zinc finger protein 80: protein MQEGHLRPVTVSHEETFLPNMSLECDGLGTDDSLRSRVLQKQDSGGNALHECDSQGPSKDALVHAGKTLYKCEECGKVFHKNYVLVRHQRIHTGVKPYECQECGKAFREKVDLGRHMRIHTGEKPYKCVVCGKLFSRRSHLTYHQRIHTGKKPHECRECGRTFNSHSVFVQHSLTHTGEKPIECKECGKAFHYKSSLTRHMRIHTGEKPYKCSECGKTFTYHSVFFRHGMTHSAGKPYECKECGKGFYYSYSLTRHTRRHTGEKPYECRECGKAFAYRSAFVKHKKIHTRGKTFQCK, encoded by the coding sequence ATGCAGGAAGGGCACTTGAGGCCAGTTACCGTCTCCCACGAGGAGACCTTCCTTCCAAATATGAGTCTTGAATGTGATGGGTTGGGAACAGATGATAGTCTGCGCTCAAGGGTTTTACAGAAGCAAGACTCTGGAGGAAATGCGCTCCATGAATGTGATTCACAGGGACCGAGTAAAGACGCGTTGGTTCATGCAGGGAAGACCCTCTACAAATGCGAAGAATGCGGGAAAGTGTTTCACAAGAATTATGTACTTGTTCGACATCAGCGGATTCACACTGGGGTGAAGCCTTATGAATGCCaggagtgtgggaaagcctttcgGGAAAAGGTAGACTTGGGCCGGCACATGAGGAttcacactggggagaagccctatAAGTGTGTGGTGTGTGGGAAGCTCTTCAGCCGCAGGTCACACCTCACGTACCACCAGCGGATCCACACTGGCAAGAAGCCCCATGAGTGCAGAGAGTGTGGAAGGACCTTCAACTCCCACTCTGTTTTTGTCCAGCATAGTCTGACCCACACCGGAGAAAAACCCATTGAGTGCAAAGAATGTGGAAAAGCTTTTCACTACAAGTCTTCCTTAACTCGACACATGAGGATTCACACGGGAGAGAAGCCCTACAAGTGCAGCGAATGTGGAAAGACCTTCACCTACCACTCTGTTTTTTTCCGACATGGGATGACCCACAGTGCAGGAAAGCCCTATGagtgtaaagaatgtgggaaaggtTTTTACTACAGCTATTCCCTCACTCGACACACAAGGAggcacactggagagaagccctatgagtGCAGGGAATGTGGAAAGGCCTTTGCCTACCGATCCGCTTTTGTTAAGCATAAGAAGATCCACACTAGAGGAAAAACCTTTCAGTGCAAataa